In the genome of Neofelis nebulosa isolate mNeoNeb1 chromosome 8, mNeoNeb1.pri, whole genome shotgun sequence, one region contains:
- the MMP19 gene encoding matrix metalloproteinase-19, whose protein sequence is MNWQWLWLGFLLLMTVSGRTLGPSGKEAAVDYLLQYGYLQKPLEGPDDFKPEDIMEALRAFQEASELPVSGQLDDATRARMRQPRCGLEDPFNQKTLKYLLLGRWRKKHLTFRILNLPSTLPPHTARAALLQAFQYWSNVAPLTFREVQAGWADIRLSFHGRQSPYCSNSFDGPGRVLAHADIPELGSVHFDEDELWTERTYRGVNLRIIAAHELGHALGLGHSRYTQALMAPVYAGYRPHFKLHPDDVAGIQALYGKKSPETQDEEEEVELPTVPHVPTEPSPMPDPCSGELDAVMLGPRGKTYAFKGNYVWTVTDSGLGPLFQVSALWEGLPGNLDAAVYSPRTQWIHFFKGDKVWRYINFKMSPGFPKKLNRVDPHLDAALYWPFNKKVFLFKGSGYWQWDELARTDFSHYPKPIKGLFTGVPDQPSAAMGWRDGHVYFFKGKQYWRLNQQLRVEKGYPRDTAHNWMHCRPQTSDNTPLGGNTTPSGTDNSAIGTNLDPTSSAIDTTLNTAPSARDPTLDITPSATVSTTLSFPGNVTLADDKM, encoded by the exons ATGAACTGGCAGTGGCTATGGCTGGGCTTCCTACTCCTTATGACAGTCTCAGGCCGGACCCTGGGGCCTTCAGGGAAGGAGGCAGCCGTG GATTACCTGTTGCAGTATGGATACCTACAGAAGCCTCTCGAAGGACCTGATGACTTCAAGCCAGAAGATATCATGGAGGCTCTGAG AGCTTTTCAGGAAGCATCTGAGCTGCCAGTGTCAGGTCAGCTGGATGATGCCACAAGGGCCCGCATGAGGCAGCCCCGTTGTGGCCTGGAGGACCCCTTCAACCAGAAGACCCTTAAATACCTCCTGCTGG GCCGCTGGAGAAAGAAGCACCTGACCTTCCGCATCTTGAACCTGCcttccaccctcccaccccacacagcCCGGGCAGCCCTGCTTCAAGCTTTCCAGTACTGGAGCAATGTGGCTCCCCTGACCTTCCGGGAGGTGCAGGCTGGCTGGGCTGACATCCGCCTCTCTTTCCATGGCCGCCAGAGCCCGTACTGCTCCAATTCCTTTGATGGGCCTG GGAGGGTCCTGGCCCATGCTGACATCCCAGAGCTGGGCAGTGTGCACTTTGATGAAGATGAACTCTGGACGGAGAGGACTTACCGGGGAGTGAACCTGCGCATCATTGCAGCCCACGAACTGGGCCATGCCCTGGGGCTTGGGCACTCCCGATATACACAGGCCCTCATGGCCCCTGTCTATGCTGGTTATCGGCCCCACTTCAAGCTGCACCCGGATGATGTGGCAGGGATTCAGGCTCTATATG GGAAGAAGAGCCCAGAGACACAGGATGAGGAAGAAGAGGTGGAGCTCCCCACTGTACCACACGTGCCTACAGAACCCAGTCCCATGCCAGACCCCTGCAGTGGTGAACTGGATGCCGTGATGCTGG GGCCCCGTGGGAAGACTTATGCCTTCAAGGGGAACTACGTGTGGACTGTGACAGATTCAGGGCTGGGTCCCTTGTTCCAAGTGTCTGCCCTTTGGGAGGGGCTCCCAGGAAACCTAGATGCTGCTGTCTACTCTCCTCGAACACAATGGATTCACTTCTTTAAGG GAGACAAGGTGTGGCGCTATATTAATTTCAAGATGTCTCCTGGCTTTCCCAAGAAGCTGAATAGGGTAGACCCCCACCTGGATGCAGCTCTCTATTGGCCTTTCAATAAAAAGGTGTTCCTCTTTAAG GGCTCCGGGTACTGGCAGTGGGACGAGCTGGCCCGAACTGACTTCAGCCACTACCCTAAACCAATCAAGGGATTGTTTACAGGAGTGCCAGACCAGCCCTCTGCTGCTATGGGTTGGCGGGATGGCCATGTCTACTTCTTCAAGGGTAAACAGTACTGGCGCCTCAACCAGCAGCTTCGAGTAGAGAAAGGCTATCCCAGAGATACCGCCCACAATTGGATGCACTGTCGTCCCCAGACCTCAGACAATACTCCATTGGGTGGGAACACCACTCCTTCAGGGACTGACAACTCAGCCATAGGAACAAACTTGGATCCCACTTCCTCAGCCATAGATACCACCCTGAACACAGCCCCCTCAGCCAGAGACCCAACCTTGGACATTACCCCCTCAGCCACAGTCTCCACCACCCTTTCATTCCCTGGTAATGTCACCCTCGCAGATGATAAGATGTGA
- the LOC131519416 gene encoding transmembrane protein 198-like isoform X1, protein MEEALLPLAMTSDPRPFNQQLPEPPHPRCVLEPQDNPELAPALVCALCCCFGIIYCCFGYRCFKAVMFLSGLLSGALVIFLLCHKERVLETQLSLEVSAGIALGIGLLCGLVTMLVRSVGLFLTGLLLGLTLGAGALLGTEPIYQPPSAWVPAGGLVGLALLGALLTLRWPRPFTVLGTALLGAAVLVACADYFLEGLALGSRLGQRLQALPALPPLCWYSWVLLGTWPALGALGALAQWKLMDEEHGGHANAVVLSHQRRHLQLLRIRQQEAKWHRTSPGVGLCEGSYRRQLPHNGRSPADSLAPSYLQSLRERQLGPGTRATAPHTVLDLDSDCGSTVPLTTPSGSTHT, encoded by the exons ATGGAGGAAGCCTTGCTGCCCCTGGCCATGACCTCTGACCCCAGGCCCTTTAATCAACAACTCCCAGAGCCTCCACACCCAAGATGTGTCTTGGAACCCCAGGACAATCCTGAACTGGCACCCGCCCTGGTGTGTGCTCTTTGCTGCTGCTTTGGAATCATCTACTGCTGCTTCG gcTACCGCTGCTTCAAGGCAGTAATGTTTCTCTCGGGCCTGCTGTCAGGAGCTCTGGTGATCTTCCTGCTGTGCCACAAGGAGCGAGTGCTAGAGACACAGCTGAGCCTGGAGGTGAGCGCGGGCATTGCGCTGGGCATCGGACTCCTCTGTGGCCTGGTCACCATGTTGGTTCGCAGCGTTGGGCTCTTCCTGACTGGTCTCCTGCTAGGCCTAACCCTGGGTGCCGGGGccctgctgggcacagagcccatctACCAACCACCTTCAGCCTGGGTGCCAGCTGGGGGGCTGGTGGGGCTGGCACTGCTGGGAGCCCTGCTCACGCTTCGGTGGCCACGTCCATTCACAGTTCTGGGCACGGCCCTGCTGGGTGCTGCGGTGCTGGTGGCCTGTGCTGACTACTTCCTAGAGGGGCTGGCACTGGGCAGTCGGCTGGGCCAACGCTTGCAGGCACTTCCAGCCTTGCCTCCTCTCTGCTGGTATAGCTGGGTCTTGCTGGGCACCTGGCCAGCCCTGGGGGCCCTTGGGGCCCTGGCCCAGTGGAAGCTCATGGATGAGGAACATGGAGGCCACGCCAATG CAGTGGTCTTGAGCCACCAGCGAAGGCATCTTCAACTCCTTCGGATCCGCCAGCAAGAGGCCAAGTGGCACCGAACATCCCCTGGGGTGGGGCTCTGTGAGGGCAGTTACCGGCGCCAGCTCCCCCACAACGGCCGGAGCCCTGCTGATAGTCTGGCTCCt AGTTATCTCCAGAGCCTTCGAGAGCGCCAACTGGGACCAGGCACCCGGGCCACAGCCCCCCACACCGTCCTGGACTTGGATTCTGACTGTGGTTCCACTGTACCCCTCACCACACCTTCTGGTTCCACCCATACCTGA
- the LOC131519416 gene encoding transmembrane protein 198-like isoform X2 translates to MEEALLPLAMTSDPRPFNQQLPEPPHPRCVLEPQDNPELAPALVCALCCCFGIIYCCFGYRCFKAVMFLSGLLSGALVIFLLCHKERVLETQLSLEVSAGIALGIGLLCGLVTMLVRSVGLFLTGLLLGLTLGAGALLGTEPIYQPPSAWVPAGGLVGLALLGALLTLRWPRPFTVLGTALLGAAVLVACADYFLEGLALGSRLGQRLQALPALPPLCWYSWVLLGTWPALGALGALAQWKLMDEEHGGHANVVLSHQRRHLQLLRIRQQEAKWHRTSPGVGLCEGSYRRQLPHNGRSPADSLAPSYLQSLRERQLGPGTRATAPHTVLDLDSDCGSTVPLTTPSGSTHT, encoded by the exons ATGGAGGAAGCCTTGCTGCCCCTGGCCATGACCTCTGACCCCAGGCCCTTTAATCAACAACTCCCAGAGCCTCCACACCCAAGATGTGTCTTGGAACCCCAGGACAATCCTGAACTGGCACCCGCCCTGGTGTGTGCTCTTTGCTGCTGCTTTGGAATCATCTACTGCTGCTTCG gcTACCGCTGCTTCAAGGCAGTAATGTTTCTCTCGGGCCTGCTGTCAGGAGCTCTGGTGATCTTCCTGCTGTGCCACAAGGAGCGAGTGCTAGAGACACAGCTGAGCCTGGAGGTGAGCGCGGGCATTGCGCTGGGCATCGGACTCCTCTGTGGCCTGGTCACCATGTTGGTTCGCAGCGTTGGGCTCTTCCTGACTGGTCTCCTGCTAGGCCTAACCCTGGGTGCCGGGGccctgctgggcacagagcccatctACCAACCACCTTCAGCCTGGGTGCCAGCTGGGGGGCTGGTGGGGCTGGCACTGCTGGGAGCCCTGCTCACGCTTCGGTGGCCACGTCCATTCACAGTTCTGGGCACGGCCCTGCTGGGTGCTGCGGTGCTGGTGGCCTGTGCTGACTACTTCCTAGAGGGGCTGGCACTGGGCAGTCGGCTGGGCCAACGCTTGCAGGCACTTCCAGCCTTGCCTCCTCTCTGCTGGTATAGCTGGGTCTTGCTGGGCACCTGGCCAGCCCTGGGGGCCCTTGGGGCCCTGGCCCAGTGGAAGCTCATGGATGAGGAACATGGAGGCCACGCCAATG TGGTCTTGAGCCACCAGCGAAGGCATCTTCAACTCCTTCGGATCCGCCAGCAAGAGGCCAAGTGGCACCGAACATCCCCTGGGGTGGGGCTCTGTGAGGGCAGTTACCGGCGCCAGCTCCCCCACAACGGCCGGAGCCCTGCTGATAGTCTGGCTCCt AGTTATCTCCAGAGCCTTCGAGAGCGCCAACTGGGACCAGGCACCCGGGCCACAGCCCCCCACACCGTCCTGGACTTGGATTCTGACTGTGGTTCCACTGTACCCCTCACCACACCTTCTGGTTCCACCCATACCTGA
- the LOC131519416 gene encoding transmembrane protein 198-like isoform X3, translated as MFLSGLLSGALVIFLLCHKERVLETQLSLEVSAGIALGIGLLCGLVTMLVRSVGLFLTGLLLGLTLGAGALLGTEPIYQPPSAWVPAGGLVGLALLGALLTLRWPRPFTVLGTALLGAAVLVACADYFLEGLALGSRLGQRLQALPALPPLCWYSWVLLGTWPALGALGALAQWKLMDEEHGGHANAVVLSHQRRHLQLLRIRQQEAKWHRTSPGVGLCEGSYRRQLPHNGRSPADSLAPSYLQSLRERQLGPGTRATAPHTVLDLDSDCGSTVPLTTPSGSTHT; from the exons ATGTTTCTCTCGGGCCTGCTGTCAGGAGCTCTGGTGATCTTCCTGCTGTGCCACAAGGAGCGAGTGCTAGAGACACAGCTGAGCCTGGAGGTGAGCGCGGGCATTGCGCTGGGCATCGGACTCCTCTGTGGCCTGGTCACCATGTTGGTTCGCAGCGTTGGGCTCTTCCTGACTGGTCTCCTGCTAGGCCTAACCCTGGGTGCCGGGGccctgctgggcacagagcccatctACCAACCACCTTCAGCCTGGGTGCCAGCTGGGGGGCTGGTGGGGCTGGCACTGCTGGGAGCCCTGCTCACGCTTCGGTGGCCACGTCCATTCACAGTTCTGGGCACGGCCCTGCTGGGTGCTGCGGTGCTGGTGGCCTGTGCTGACTACTTCCTAGAGGGGCTGGCACTGGGCAGTCGGCTGGGCCAACGCTTGCAGGCACTTCCAGCCTTGCCTCCTCTCTGCTGGTATAGCTGGGTCTTGCTGGGCACCTGGCCAGCCCTGGGGGCCCTTGGGGCCCTGGCCCAGTGGAAGCTCATGGATGAGGAACATGGAGGCCACGCCAATG CAGTGGTCTTGAGCCACCAGCGAAGGCATCTTCAACTCCTTCGGATCCGCCAGCAAGAGGCCAAGTGGCACCGAACATCCCCTGGGGTGGGGCTCTGTGAGGGCAGTTACCGGCGCCAGCTCCCCCACAACGGCCGGAGCCCTGCTGATAGTCTGGCTCCt AGTTATCTCCAGAGCCTTCGAGAGCGCCAACTGGGACCAGGCACCCGGGCCACAGCCCCCCACACCGTCCTGGACTTGGATTCTGACTGTGGTTCCACTGTACCCCTCACCACACCTTCTGGTTCCACCCATACCTGA
- the DNAJC14 gene encoding dnaJ homolog subfamily C member 14, with protein MAQKHPGERGLCGAHHSGGASLRTLGSSVDPEILSFSGLRDSARPASNGTRCLTEHSSPKYTQPPNPAHWSDPSHGPPRGPGPPRDGEDPDQSEASSEEESGVDQELSRENEAGYQEDGNPSFLSIPSACNCQGTPGIPEGPYSEGGDSSSSNFCHHCTSPVLGEDEELEEEYDDEETLKFPSDFSRVPSGKKPPRRQRHRIPAKEDTREGGRRDPRSPGRHRLGRKRSQADKRRGLGLWGAEELCQLGQAGFWWLIELLVLVGEYVETCGHLIYACRQLKGSDLDLFRVWVGVWAGRLRGWAQVMFQFMSQGCCYGAGLLTRFLRLLGALLLLALALLLGCLQLGWRFLVGLGDRLGWRGKATWLFSWLDFPTLQRCLILLRDSRPWQQLVKMFQWGWLELPWVKPRTDRQGNAPIAGGRYCQPEEEVARLLTMAGVPEDELNPFHVLGVEATASDTELKKAYRQLAVMVHPDKNHHPRAEEAFKVLRAAWDIVSNPERRKEYEMKRMAENELSRSVNEFLSKLQDDLKEAMNTMMCSRCQGKHRRFEMDREPKSARYCAECNRLHPAEEGDFWAESSMLGLKITYFALMDGKVYDITEWAGCQRVGISPDTHRVPYHISFGSRIPGTSGRQRAAPEAPPADLQDFLSRIFQVPPGQMSNGNFFAAPQPGPGATAASKPNSTVPKGEAKPKRRKKVRRPFQR; from the exons ATGGCCCAGAAGCACCCCGGAGAAAGAGGGTTGTGTGGAGCCCACCACAGTGGTGGCGCCTCCCTCAGGACTTTAGGATCCTCTGTGGACCCTGAAATACTTTCATTCTCAGGACTCAGGGACTCAGCGAGGCCTGCTTCTAATGGTACCCGCTGCCTCACAGAGCACTCTAGTCCTAAGTACACACAGCCCCCAAACCCAGCCCACTGGTCGGATCCAAGCCATGGCCCCCCAAGGGGTCCAGGACCCCCTAGGGATGGAGAGGACCCTGATCAGAGTGAGGCATCTTCAGAAGAAGAGTCAGGAGTGGACCAGGAACTCTCAAGAGAGAATGAGGCTGGGTACCAGGAGGATGGgaacccttcttttctttccattccatcTGCTTGCAACTGCCAGGGAACCCCTGGAATCCCTGAAGGGCCTTACTCTGAGGGAGGAGATAGCTCTTCTAGCAACTTTTGCCACCATTGTACCTCTCCAGTTTTGGGGGAAGATGAAGAGTTGGAAGAGGAATATGATGATGAGGAAACTCTTAAGTTCCCCAGTGATTTTTCACGTGTGCCCAGTGGAAAGAAACCACCCCGGAGACAGCGGCACCGCATTCCAGCCAAGGAGGATACTCGGGAAGGTGGACGCAGAGATCCCAGGTCCCCTGGCCGACATAGGCTGGGCCGGAAACGAAGTCAAGCAGATAAGCGCAGAGGCCTGGGATTATGGGGAGCAGAGGAACTGTGTCAGCTTGGACAGGCAGGCTTCTGGTGGCTGATTGAACTGCTGGTATTGGTGGGAGAGTATGTGGAAACTTGTGGCCATCTCATCTATGCATGCAGGCAGCTGAAAGGCAGTGATCTGGACCTTTTTCGAGTCTGGGTGGGAGTCTGGGCAGGGCGGCTGCGGGGCTGGGCCCAGGTGATGTTCCAATTTATGAGCCAAGGATGTTGCTATGGGGCAGGGCTATTAACCCGTTTTCTTAGGCTACTGGGTGCTTTGCTCCTCTTGGCTCTGGCCCTCTTGTTGGGCTGTCTACAGTTGGGCTGGCGGTTTCTGGTGGGACTGGGTGACAGGTTAGGCTGGAGGGGTAAAGCCACTTGGCTCTTTTCTTGGCTGGATTTTCCCACCCTGCAGCGTTGCCTGATTCTGCTGAGAGATAGCAGGCCATGGCAACAGTTGGTAAAAATGTTTCAGTGGGGTTGGCTGGAGTTGCCTTGGGTCAAGCCAAGGACTGACAGGCAGGGGAATGCACCTATAGCTGGTGGTCGCTACTGCCAGCCTGAAGAAGAAGTGGCTCGACTCTTGACCATGGCTGGGGTTCCTGAGGATGAGTTAAACCCTTTCCATGTGTTGGGGGTTGAAGCCACAGCATCAGATACTGAACTGAAGAAGGCCTATAGGCAGCTGGCAGTGATG GTTCATCCTGACAAAAATCATCATCCCCGGGCCGAGGAGGCCTTCAAGGTTTTGCGGGCAGCTTGGGACATTGTCAGCAATCCTGAAAGGCGGAAGGAATATGAGAT GAAACGAATGGCAGAGAATGAACTGAGCCGGTCGGTGAATGAGTTTCTGTCCAAGCTGCAGGATGACCTCAAAGAGGCAATGAACACTATGATGTGCAGCCGATGCCAGGGAAAGCATAG GAGGTTTGAAATGGACCGGGAACCTAAaagtgccagatactgtgctgaGTGTAATAGACTGCATCCTGCTGAGGAAGGAGACTTTTGGGCAGAGTCAAGCATGTTGGGCCTCAAGATCACCTATTTTGCGCTAATGGATGGAAAGGTGTATGACATCACAG AGTGGGCTGGATGCCAGCGTGTGGGAATCTCCCCAGATACTCATAGAGTCCCCTATCACATCTCATTTGGTTCTCGGATTCCAGGCACCAGTGGGCGGCAGAG AGCAGCCCCAGAAGCCCCTCCTGCAGACCTTCAGGATTTCTTGAGCCGGATCTTTCAAGTACCCCCAGGCCAGATGTCCAATGGGAACTTCTTTGCAGCTCCTCAGCCTGGCCCTGGGGCCACTGCAGCCTCTAAGCCCAACAGCACAGTACCCAAGGGAGAAGCCAAACCGAAGCGGCGGAAGAAAGTGAGGAGGCCCTTCCAACGATGA